The following proteins are co-located in the Streptosporangium brasiliense genome:
- a CDS encoding methyltransferase, giving the protein MLEISNLSHTYGSGPGAHTALGGIDLTVAEGELVCIVGPSGCGKSTLLRSIAGLLRPTGGQVVLNGSPVERTPDNLAVVFQDYSRSLFPWMSVTDNVSLPLRRKGMDKKQRRAAALEALEQVGLEGAAAKYPWQLSGGMQQRVSIARALAYRPTLLLMDEPFGSVDAQTREELEDLTLQVRSHHNMTIVLITHDIDESVYVGDRVVVLSKSPAGIVGDLRVDLPGPRDQITTREHPDFVHLRAEVGRLVRGMRSGAAPASDDEAALTSGNTAPDDETTSASEDTAPDNETTSDDEATLASNDETTSDDEAAPASDDEATSDDEAAPSDDEAAPTSEDTAPAPGAKAPASQEPASASRQGTPDEGTGVSMSDPQAPVWDAIGGVSRFAALATMAELGCADHLKDGPLSVKELAARCGADPSGLGRVLRQLASMGIVATTTPGVYELTEAGATLREDAPDTLRPAVRMIAQEGFWYGMGTVAQTVRTGRSAFIERHGPLYGYLKDNPEAGRLFDDYMVARAQPFAEAVAARYDFSGVRTLVDVAGGKGHILAAVLKANSDIQGVLFDLEQVIPGAREFFAEAGLEDRCKYLSGDFFSSVPAGADAYMLGSVIHNWSDEDAVRILRNIRDVIADDGRLLLVEFVVPDDDRAHISKDVDMRMLALFGEGLERSTSEYGELLSRAGFRFSRQVELPGGAGIVEARPV; this is encoded by the coding sequence GTGCTTGAGATCTCCAACCTGTCCCACACCTACGGCAGCGGGCCGGGCGCCCACACCGCGCTGGGCGGCATCGACCTGACGGTCGCCGAGGGCGAGCTGGTGTGCATCGTCGGCCCCTCGGGGTGTGGCAAGTCCACGCTGCTGCGCTCCATCGCCGGGCTGCTGCGGCCCACCGGCGGGCAGGTCGTGCTCAACGGCTCCCCCGTCGAGCGGACACCGGACAACCTGGCCGTGGTCTTCCAGGACTACAGCCGCTCCCTGTTCCCCTGGATGTCGGTGACCGACAACGTCTCCCTCCCCCTGCGGCGCAAGGGGATGGACAAGAAGCAGCGCAGGGCGGCCGCGCTGGAGGCGCTGGAGCAGGTCGGCCTGGAGGGCGCCGCGGCCAAATACCCGTGGCAGCTGTCCGGGGGCATGCAGCAGCGGGTCTCCATCGCCCGGGCCCTGGCCTACCGCCCCACCCTGCTGCTGATGGACGAGCCTTTCGGCTCGGTCGACGCCCAGACCCGCGAGGAGCTGGAGGACCTGACCCTGCAGGTCCGCAGCCACCACAACATGACCATCGTGCTCATCACCCACGACATCGACGAGAGCGTCTACGTCGGCGACCGTGTCGTGGTGCTGTCGAAGTCCCCGGCCGGGATCGTCGGCGACCTACGCGTGGACCTGCCCGGCCCGCGCGACCAGATCACCACGCGGGAGCACCCCGACTTCGTGCACCTGCGCGCCGAGGTCGGCCGCCTGGTCCGCGGCATGCGGAGCGGGGCGGCCCCCGCCTCCGACGACGAGGCGGCCCTCACCTCCGGAAACACGGCCCCCGACGACGAGACGACCTCAGCCTCCGAAGACACGGCCCCCGATAACGAGACGACCTCCGACGACGAAGCGACCCTCGCCTCCAACGACGAGACGACCTCCGACGACGAGGCGGCCCCCGCCTCTGACGACGAGGCGACCTCCGACGACGAAGCCGCCCCCTCCGACGACGAGGCGGCCCCCACCTCCGAAGACACGGCCCCGGCCCCCGGGGCGAAGGCGCCCGCCTCCCAGGAGCCGGCCTCCGCCTCCCGACAGGGAACTCCCGACGAAGGAACAGGAGTGTCAATGAGCGACCCACAGGCACCGGTCTGGGATGCGATCGGCGGGGTCTCCCGCTTCGCGGCCCTGGCCACGATGGCCGAGCTGGGCTGCGCCGATCACCTGAAGGACGGGCCGCTGAGCGTCAAGGAGCTCGCGGCCCGGTGCGGGGCGGACCCGTCCGGGCTCGGCCGGGTGCTCCGCCAGCTCGCCTCCATGGGCATCGTGGCGACGACGACGCCCGGAGTCTACGAGCTGACAGAGGCGGGCGCCACGCTCCGCGAGGACGCGCCCGACACGCTGCGCCCCGCCGTACGGATGATCGCCCAGGAGGGCTTCTGGTACGGCATGGGCACGGTCGCCCAGACGGTGCGCACCGGCAGGTCGGCCTTCATCGAGCGGCACGGCCCCCTCTACGGATACCTCAAGGACAACCCGGAGGCCGGGCGCCTGTTCGACGACTACATGGTGGCCAGGGCCCAGCCGTTCGCCGAGGCCGTGGCCGCCCGCTACGACTTCTCCGGCGTGCGCACTTTGGTGGATGTGGCCGGAGGCAAGGGGCACATCCTGGCTGCCGTCCTGAAGGCCAATTCAGACATCCAGGGCGTACTGTTCGATCTGGAACAAGTGATCCCGGGCGCACGGGAGTTTTTCGCCGAGGCCGGTCTTGAAGATCGGTGCAAATACCTCAGTGGTGACTTTTTCTCCTCGGTGCCCGCCGGGGCGGACGCCTACATGCTGGGCAGCGTGATCCACAACTGGTCCGACGAGGACGCCGTGCGGATCCTGCGCAACATCCGCGACGTCATCGCCGACGACGGCCGGCTGCTCCTGGTGGAGTTCGTGGTGCCGGACGACGACCGCGCCCACATCAGCAAGGACGTGGACATGCGGATGCTCGCCCTGTTCGGCGAGGGCCTGGAGCGCAGCACGTCCGAGTACGGCGAGCTGCTGAGCAGGGCCGGTTTCCGCTTCAGCCGCCAGGTCGAGCTGCCGGGCGGGGCCGGCATCGTCGAGGCCCGGCCGGTCTGA